From Verrucomicrobiota bacterium JB022, one genomic window encodes:
- a CDS encoding DUF4112 domain-containing protein, with amino-acid sequence MSSSHPYSAPTFSTAKPKSKGVDHATQMAALRRVDKISRLMDTAFKVPIIGRRVGWDGIIGLVPGVGDTITAAISAYPIVEALRMGAPRTLALRMAANVGVDWLVGSVPILGDFFDFAFRANIRNAALLRRWLEKA; translated from the coding sequence ATGAGCAGCTCTCACCCTTACTCCGCCCCCACTTTTTCGACTGCCAAGCCTAAATCCAAAGGTGTCGATCACGCCACTCAGATGGCCGCGTTGCGCCGCGTAGACAAGATCTCACGCCTGATGGATACGGCCTTCAAGGTGCCGATCATCGGTCGCCGCGTTGGCTGGGACGGCATCATCGGCCTCGTCCCCGGCGTTGGTGATACCATTACGGCAGCCATCTCGGCCTACCCGATCGTTGAGGCTTTACGCATGGGTGCGCCGCGCACTCTGGCCCTGCGTATGGCCGCCAACGTAGGGGTAGACTGGCTGGTCGGCAGTGTGCCGATTCTGGGCGACTTCTTCGACTTCGCCTTCCGCGCCAATATCCGCAACGCGGCCCTCTTGCGCCGCTGGCTGGAGAAGGCGTAA
- a CDS encoding cytochrome c oxidase subunit 3, with the protein MGHLSQQVHEAYHDAPHEKRTGYLGMWAFLSSEILFFGAFFLAYTVIRSYHLEGFREAASELSLFWGTLNTAVLLVSSYLIAFGEKALEARKMKAGLWSWGCAAFLGVVFLAIKLYEYWEKAHKHHIPGLDFKAEDFEHPHSAELFQFLYFSMTGLHAFHLFVGICWIGGMVWWFRSRKGRVIQPTYVTCAALYWHFVDLVWVFLYPLLYLIRA; encoded by the coding sequence ATGGGACACCTGAGCCAGCAAGTGCACGAAGCCTATCACGATGCGCCGCACGAGAAGCGCACCGGCTACCTCGGCATGTGGGCGTTCCTCAGCTCCGAGATCCTGTTTTTCGGCGCCTTCTTCCTCGCCTACACCGTGATACGGTCCTATCATCTGGAGGGTTTTCGCGAGGCAGCGAGTGAGCTGAGCCTGTTTTGGGGCACGCTCAATACGGCCGTCCTCCTTGTCAGCAGTTATCTCATTGCCTTTGGAGAAAAGGCGCTGGAGGCCCGCAAGATGAAAGCTGGCCTCTGGAGCTGGGGATGCGCGGCCTTTCTGGGGGTCGTGTTTCTCGCGATCAAGCTCTACGAATACTGGGAAAAGGCACACAAGCATCACATCCCAGGCCTCGACTTCAAGGCGGAGGATTTCGAGCACCCGCACAGCGCCGAGCTGTTCCAGTTTCTCTATTTTTCAATGACGGGGCTGCACGCCTTCCACTTGTTCGTCGGCATTTGCTGGATCGGCGGGATGGTGTGGTGGTTCCGTAGCCGCAAGGGCCGCGTGATTCAGCCCACCTACGTGACCTGTGCGGCCCTTTACTGGCACTTTGTCGACCTCGTGTGGGTCTTCCTCTACCCCCTGCTCTACCTGATCCGCGCATGA
- a CDS encoding acetylxylan esterase → MRPLLLTLTLLASTLACAAPERELITVVVTPNEADWTYDVGTPVTFTVHALKDARPVEGLALRYEISPEQFDATEEGNATTSAQGVVIQTAGRDKPGFLRCAVFVDYEGKTYRGDANVGFEPEEITPYVSEPADFWQFWQDAIAQVRKVPLEPSFELLPDLSTDRVNAYHVRFRNEARNYIYGVLCVPKKPGKYPAILRVPGAGVRPYTGSSKVAEQGAITLDIGIHGIPVRYPEETYLNLRYGALLDYNVNQAEDRDRYYYKRVFLGCVKAVDFLQSLPEWDGENIGVTGGSQGGALSIITASLHADVDAYVSFYPAMSDMLGDLKGQAGGWPHLFSRYDAAKHPEWYGVIPYYDVVNFARHLDKPGWMSFGYNDWVCPPTSTFAAHNVLKREPELHLYPETYHWTYPEQTAAGQAWLFEQLSAGN, encoded by the coding sequence ATGAGACCACTCCTCCTTACCCTGACTCTCCTTGCCAGCACGCTGGCCTGCGCTGCTCCTGAGCGCGAGCTGATCACCGTCGTGGTGACGCCCAACGAGGCCGACTGGACCTACGACGTTGGCACTCCGGTGACCTTTACCGTCCACGCGCTGAAAGATGCGCGCCCGGTCGAAGGTCTGGCGCTGCGTTACGAAATTTCGCCCGAACAGTTCGACGCGACCGAAGAAGGCAACGCCACGACGAGCGCCCAAGGGGTGGTGATCCAGACGGCTGGACGCGACAAGCCGGGTTTCCTGCGCTGCGCCGTGTTTGTCGACTACGAGGGCAAGACCTACCGCGGCGACGCCAACGTAGGCTTCGAGCCGGAAGAGATCACGCCCTACGTGTCCGAGCCCGCCGACTTCTGGCAGTTCTGGCAAGACGCCATCGCGCAGGTGCGTAAGGTGCCGCTGGAGCCAAGCTTCGAGCTGCTGCCCGATCTGAGCACCGATCGGGTCAACGCCTACCACGTGCGCTTCCGCAATGAGGCTCGCAATTACATCTACGGCGTGCTTTGCGTACCTAAAAAGCCCGGGAAGTATCCTGCCATCCTGCGCGTGCCCGGGGCAGGCGTGCGCCCTTACACGGGCTCATCCAAAGTGGCCGAACAAGGCGCCATTACCCTCGACATCGGAATCCACGGCATCCCCGTGCGCTACCCGGAAGAAACCTACCTCAACCTCCGCTATGGCGCCTTGCTGGACTACAACGTCAACCAGGCCGAAGATCGCGATCGCTACTATTACAAGCGTGTCTTCCTCGGCTGTGTCAAGGCGGTCGACTTCCTGCAGTCGCTACCCGAGTGGGATGGCGAGAACATCGGCGTGACCGGGGGCAGCCAGGGTGGGGCACTGAGCATCATCACCGCCAGTCTGCATGCGGACGTGGATGCGTATGTCTCCTTCTATCCCGCCATGTCGGACATGCTGGGCGATCTCAAGGGCCAAGCCGGTGGCTGGCCGCACCTCTTTTCGCGTTATGACGCGGCAAAGCACCCCGAGTGGTATGGCGTGATCCCGTACTACGATGTGGTGAATTTCGCCCGCCATCTCGACAAGCCGGGTTGGATGTCGTTTGGCTATAACGACTGGGTTTGCCCGCCGACTTCGACCTTTGCCGCCCACAATGTGCTGAAGCGTGAGCCGGAGCTTCACCTCTACCCCGAAACCTACCACTGGACCTATCCGGAGCAGACGGCGGCCGGGCAGGCTTGGCTCTTTGAGCAACTGAGCGCAGGCAACTAA
- the malQ gene encoding 4-alpha-glucanotransferase, with the protein MSRTPVFTTPKPWLNQRQSGVLCHVSSLPGRFGIGNFGASAHRLIDWLAASGFHYWQICPLGPTGYGDSPYQSFSSYAGNPYFIDLAELASQGLLHPEELQPLEHLPPGRVDYGGLYRHFWPLLRLAADRFDPTHTEDGKVDWEAFQAAQSTWLESYAFFMALKAHHGGRAWTEWAEPYRDFHRLDPASLPEEVQAEARRRRIYQYWFFDQWQRLRTYAHERGVEIIGDVPIFVAHDSADVWSAPENFRLHADGRLQVSAGVPPDYYSELGQFWGNPLYDWAYLRETGYRWWLDRLAGAFALYDVVRLDHFRGFSTYWEIPGDAPDARTGQWQPGPGLDFFQAVYERFPAARIIAEDLGYIDREVFELREATGLPGMKVLQFGFGHDANQVNLPHHYPAHSVVYTGTHDNDTTVGWRASLQGGQEAAVQTYFDWGDPSTAWPLVRAALLSVSRLAVVPLQDLLDLGPEARMNLPGTQGGNWQWRCTDAQLDTLYAREAELRRWNHLSGRTADSLQHDFSAPPEDPAALHA; encoded by the coding sequence ATGTCGCGCACGCCTGTTTTCACCACACCCAAGCCATGGCTCAACCAGCGCCAAAGCGGCGTTCTCTGCCACGTTTCGTCGTTGCCGGGGCGCTTTGGGATCGGCAATTTCGGGGCGAGCGCTCACCGGTTGATCGACTGGCTGGCGGCGAGCGGCTTCCACTATTGGCAGATCTGCCCGCTTGGGCCTACGGGCTACGGCGACTCGCCCTATCAGTCCTTTTCCAGCTACGCGGGCAACCCCTACTTCATCGACCTCGCGGAGTTGGCCTCGCAAGGGTTGCTCCACCCCGAGGAGCTTCAGCCGTTGGAACATTTGCCTCCCGGACGCGTCGACTATGGCGGTTTGTATCGGCATTTCTGGCCGCTTCTGCGCTTGGCTGCCGACCGCTTCGACCCCACTCACACGGAAGACGGCAAGGTGGATTGGGAAGCGTTTCAGGCCGCCCAAAGCACCTGGCTCGAATCCTACGCGTTCTTTATGGCCTTGAAGGCCCACCATGGTGGGCGCGCCTGGACGGAGTGGGCGGAGCCATATCGCGACTTCCATCGCCTCGATCCCGCCTCGCTGCCAGAGGAGGTACAAGCCGAAGCCCGCCGCCGCCGGATCTACCAATATTGGTTTTTCGACCAATGGCAGCGCTTGCGCACCTACGCGCATGAGCGAGGCGTCGAGATCATCGGCGACGTGCCGATCTTTGTCGCGCACGACAGCGCCGACGTCTGGAGCGCCCCGGAAAACTTCCGTCTCCACGCCGATGGTCGCCTGCAGGTGTCGGCGGGAGTGCCGCCCGACTATTATTCGGAGCTGGGCCAGTTTTGGGGCAATCCGCTCTACGACTGGGCTTACTTGCGCGAGACAGGCTACCGCTGGTGGCTCGACCGCCTGGCCGGCGCTTTTGCGCTCTACGATGTCGTGCGGCTCGACCACTTTCGCGGTTTTTCGACCTATTGGGAGATCCCGGGTGACGCTCCCGATGCCCGGACCGGCCAATGGCAGCCTGGCCCGGGGCTCGACTTTTTCCAAGCGGTTTACGAGCGCTTCCCGGCCGCCCGGATCATTGCCGAAGACCTTGGCTATATCGACCGTGAGGTGTTCGAGCTGCGTGAAGCTACTGGCCTCCCGGGCATGAAGGTGCTGCAGTTCGGTTTCGGTCACGATGCCAATCAGGTGAACCTCCCGCACCACTACCCGGCTCATAGCGTCGTCTACACCGGTACGCACGACAACGACACGACCGTCGGCTGGAGAGCCAGTCTGCAAGGTGGGCAAGAGGCCGCCGTGCAGACCTATTTCGATTGGGGCGATCCGTCGACAGCCTGGCCGTTGGTGCGCGCTGCGCTGCTTTCGGTCTCGCGGCTGGCCGTCGTGCCGCTGCAAGACCTGCTCGACCTGGGCCCGGAGGCGCGGATGAATCTGCCTGGGACTCAGGGCGGCAACTGGCAGTGGCGGTGCACCGATGCGCAACTTGACACCCTCTACGCCCGCGAAGCGGAACTGCGCAGGTGGAACCACTTGAGCGGCCGCACGGCGGACAGCCTTCAACACGACTTCAGCGCTCCGCCGGAAGACCCCGCCGCACTGCATGCCTGA
- the rpmB gene encoding 50S ribosomal protein L28 has protein sequence MARICSVTGKRRVSGSKIHRRGLTKKSGGIGTHIAKITKRTFKPNVQRVRVKLANGQTKRVWVSAKALKAGLVEKAL, from the coding sequence ATGGCACGGATTTGTTCAGTAACTGGTAAGCGTCGCGTCAGCGGCAGCAAGATTCACCGCCGCGGTCTCACCAAGAAGAGTGGTGGTATCGGTACGCACATCGCGAAGATCACCAAGCGCACTTTCAAGCCGAATGTGCAGCGGGTGCGCGTGAAGTTGGCCAATGGCCAAACGAAGCGCGTCTGGGTCTCCGCCAAGGCGCTCAAGGCTGGTCTCGTCGAGAAGGCCCTTTAA
- a CDS encoding cytochrome c, translated as MELKPLLPLLIAALSFLAGCYDNMGDQQKVEAYERADNLPGEFAAQPPPEGTVPHDGPWADRPFVTGKGADGRYLDRMPLEVTEATLEAGEELYHVHCVVCHGPAGYGDGIVVRRGFPTATNFHLDRLRVAPDGYLFDVITNGYGAMLPYGGRVSPEERWEIVAFVRALQLSQHPTEEVAP; from the coding sequence ATGGAACTGAAGCCGCTCTTACCTCTACTGATCGCGGCCCTTTCCTTCCTTGCCGGCTGCTACGACAACATGGGCGATCAACAGAAAGTCGAAGCCTACGAGCGCGCGGACAACCTGCCGGGTGAGTTCGCCGCCCAGCCGCCGCCCGAAGGTACCGTCCCACACGATGGCCCTTGGGCTGACCGGCCCTTCGTCACGGGCAAAGGGGCCGATGGCCGCTATCTCGACCGCATGCCGCTGGAGGTTACGGAGGCCACACTGGAGGCGGGTGAAGAGCTTTATCACGTGCACTGTGTCGTCTGCCATGGCCCGGCGGGGTATGGCGACGGTATTGTCGTGCGGCGTGGCTTTCCTACGGCAACCAATTTTCACCTCGACCGCCTGCGCGTGGCGCCCGATGGCTACCTCTTCGACGTGATCACCAACGGCTATGGCGCCATGCTGCCCTATGGGGGCCGCGTGAGCCCGGAAGAGCGTTGGGAGATTGTAGCCTTTGTGCGCGCCTTGCAATTGAGCCAGCATCCAACGGAGGAGGTGGCACCATGA
- a CDS encoding SCO family protein, whose amino-acid sequence MHVLRIAVLLAAFTGVLRAETQTNYNQPPPPDVGWTQNLGQRLPLDAEVIDVQGNAKPFGHYFGDKPVIVLLGYNRCPMLCGEQIQGVLQVTHDLDWKAPEDFKVLFISVDPEEDPQLAREAQRNANRAYAENADADAWTFLRAGPEAITQIAQAAGFGYEYDEESTEYAHPGGFLIAEEDGTIAQYFFGVRFEGPAVRLALVDASQGKLGSPADQLLLLCYHYDPMTGKYGLAIQNLLKAGALATIFALGGFITWNLRRERQQPHA is encoded by the coding sequence ATGCACGTCCTTAGAATTGCCGTCTTGCTCGCTGCCTTTACGGGAGTGTTACGCGCCGAAACGCAGACGAATTACAACCAGCCGCCCCCGCCCGACGTGGGTTGGACGCAAAATCTCGGCCAGCGCCTGCCACTCGACGCGGAGGTGATCGACGTGCAGGGCAACGCCAAGCCCTTCGGCCACTACTTCGGAGACAAGCCTGTGATCGTGCTGCTGGGCTACAACCGTTGCCCAATGCTGTGTGGCGAGCAGATCCAAGGGGTATTGCAGGTGACGCACGACCTCGACTGGAAGGCGCCGGAAGATTTCAAGGTACTCTTTATCAGCGTCGACCCGGAGGAAGATCCGCAGCTGGCTCGCGAAGCCCAGCGCAACGCCAATCGCGCCTACGCCGAAAACGCCGACGCAGATGCGTGGACGTTTCTGCGGGCCGGGCCGGAGGCGATTACGCAAATCGCGCAGGCTGCTGGCTTCGGCTACGAATACGACGAGGAGAGCACCGAATACGCCCACCCCGGCGGTTTTCTGATCGCGGAGGAAGACGGCACGATCGCTCAGTATTTCTTCGGGGTGCGCTTCGAGGGCCCTGCCGTGCGTCTGGCGCTAGTTGATGCCTCGCAAGGCAAGCTGGGTTCGCCCGCCGATCAGCTCTTGCTGCTGTGCTATCACTACGACCCGATGACGGGCAAATACGGCCTCGCGATTCAGAACCTGCTCAAGGCAGGGGCCTTGGCGACCATTTTTGCCCTCGGCGGCTTCATCACCTGGAACCTGCGGCGCGAACGCCAACAGCCCCACGCCTAG
- a CDS encoding oxidase has product MSHPEEESPSNGLLLLVLAGLMMLLVVAFSLIWVPHGWWSPVLAMTVAAAKALLIIVYFMRARYHDRSSWLFIFGGLFWLGILFTLTFADYLTR; this is encoded by the coding sequence ATGAGCCACCCCGAAGAAGAATCGCCTTCCAACGGCCTGCTCCTGCTCGTGCTGGCGGGCCTGATGATGCTGCTCGTGGTCGCCTTCAGCCTCATCTGGGTGCCGCATGGCTGGTGGAGCCCTGTGCTGGCCATGACGGTCGCGGCGGCCAAGGCGCTGCTGATTATCGTCTACTTCATGCGCGCCCGCTACCACGACCGTAGCTCGTGGCTCTTCATCTTTGGCGGGCTGTTCTGGTTGGGGATTCTTTTTACGCTGACGTTTGCGGATTACCTGACGCGGTAG
- a CDS encoding SAM-dependent methyltransferase, producing MWAALEARADAQGRLSYRDFIEVTLYTPEVGYYRQPAERVGRQPGSDFYTSTSLGPIFAELVVAAAVKLLPEAPAHYTFVEIAAEPDSGLLHGREHPFADYLPLRLGQELNIPPRSVVFANEWLDAQPFDRLVFREGAWRERAVQLQPDATLAEIELGRWDRDFPALAHPAPEGYELDLPLDAVQALESIARQDWQGLFITCDYGLLWNALAYERPAGTARTYSRHQQGDDLLERPGEIDITCHVCWDWLEQALRDHRFDAHLERQEAFLVQHGTAAIERAMRESRLSRGALQELLHPQYFGSKFQVLWGSR from the coding sequence ATGTGGGCGGCCCTGGAAGCCCGAGCCGATGCCCAAGGGCGGCTCAGTTATCGCGACTTTATCGAAGTGACCCTGTACACGCCCGAGGTGGGCTACTATCGACAGCCGGCGGAGCGCGTGGGAAGGCAGCCGGGCAGCGACTTCTACACCTCCACTTCGCTGGGGCCGATCTTCGCCGAGCTGGTCGTCGCGGCTGCTGTCAAACTGCTGCCGGAGGCGCCCGCGCACTACACCTTTGTCGAAATCGCGGCCGAGCCAGACTCCGGGCTGCTGCACGGGCGCGAGCACCCCTTTGCCGACTACCTACCGCTCCGGCTGGGCCAGGAGCTCAATATCCCGCCTCGCAGCGTGGTCTTTGCCAACGAGTGGCTCGACGCCCAGCCCTTCGACCGCCTTGTCTTCCGCGAAGGCGCGTGGCGAGAGCGCGCGGTGCAACTCCAGCCAGATGCCACGCTCGCGGAAATCGAGCTGGGGCGATGGGATCGCGATTTTCCGGCCTTGGCCCACCCCGCGCCGGAGGGTTACGAGCTGGATCTGCCGCTCGACGCTGTGCAGGCGCTGGAAAGCATTGCCCGACAAGACTGGCAGGGGCTTTTTATTACCTGCGACTACGGGCTGCTCTGGAATGCCCTTGCCTACGAGCGCCCCGCAGGCACCGCGCGCACCTACTCGCGCCACCAGCAAGGCGACGACCTGCTGGAGCGTCCGGGCGAAATCGACATCACCTGCCACGTCTGCTGGGACTGGCTGGAGCAGGCGTTGCGGGACCATCGCTTTGACGCGCACCTGGAGCGGCAGGAGGCTTTCCTGGTCCAGCATGGCACGGCGGCCATCGAGCGAGCGATGCGCGAGAGCCGCCTTTCGCGCGGGGCCTTGCAGGAGCTGCTGCACCCCCAGTATTTCGGGAGCAAGTTTCAGGTGCTCTGGGGAAGCCGATAA
- a CDS encoding cbb3-type cytochrome c oxidase subunit I, with product MDKPADSQRRDIHHPPREVEPSAEPSYLEHDRSLKGWLLTTDHKRIGILYLFTITFFFGIAAFAAAMMRADLTTPQGDLVISETYNKLFTIHGVLMVWFFLVPSIPAVLGNFLLPLMLGAKDVAFPRINLASWYVFVAAGLFTLYAMVAGGVDTGWTFYTPYSSTYSNGHVISMAMGIFIAGFSSIFTGVNFIATVHKMRAPGLTWGRLPLFVWSLYATSLVMVLATPVLAITMFLVMAERLFGVGIFDPALGGDPILFQHLFWFYSHPAVYIMILPGFGAISEIIATFSRQRVFGYSVVAFSSLAIAGLGFLVWGHHMFVSSQSVYAGLVFSLLSFLVAVPSAIKVFNWTVTMILGRVQFTTPLLYAVGFLGLFTIGGLTGLFLATLAVDVHVHDTYFVVAHFHYIMVGGMVMGYLGGLHLWWPKITGRMYHEWWGRIGATLIFIGFNLTFFPQFLLGYLGMPRRYHTYPEEFQFLNVMSTAGATILGLGYMLPLIYLIFSLWKGEKAPANPWRATGLEWTTPSPPPKHNFEKTPVVDREAYAYED from the coding sequence ATGGACAAACCTGCCGACAGTCAACGCCGCGACATCCACCATCCGCCCCGCGAGGTGGAGCCTTCGGCCGAACCCAGCTATCTGGAGCACGACCGTAGCCTGAAGGGTTGGCTGCTCACCACCGACCACAAGCGGATCGGCATTCTTTACTTGTTCACGATCACGTTCTTCTTCGGCATTGCCGCATTCGCCGCCGCCATGATGCGGGCCGATCTGACGACGCCGCAGGGCGATCTGGTGATCTCGGAAACTTACAACAAGCTCTTCACCATCCACGGGGTGCTGATGGTGTGGTTTTTCCTCGTGCCCTCCATCCCGGCGGTGCTGGGCAACTTCCTGCTGCCGCTGATGCTGGGGGCCAAAGACGTGGCTTTCCCACGGATCAACCTGGCGAGCTGGTATGTGTTCGTCGCAGCGGGGCTGTTCACGCTCTACGCGATGGTGGCAGGCGGGGTCGACACAGGCTGGACCTTCTACACGCCCTATTCGAGCACCTATTCCAACGGCCACGTCATCAGCATGGCGATGGGGATATTTATCGCGGGGTTTTCGTCGATCTTCACCGGGGTCAACTTCATCGCGACGGTCCACAAGATGCGCGCGCCGGGCCTGACGTGGGGCCGCCTCCCGCTCTTTGTGTGGTCGCTCTACGCCACCAGCCTCGTCATGGTGCTGGCGACGCCGGTGCTGGCGATCACGATGTTCCTCGTCATGGCGGAGCGCCTTTTCGGGGTCGGCATTTTCGACCCGGCACTGGGGGGAGACCCGATTCTGTTCCAGCACCTGTTCTGGTTCTACAGTCACCCGGCGGTCTACATCATGATCCTGCCAGGGTTCGGCGCGATCAGTGAGATTATCGCCACCTTTTCCCGACAGCGCGTCTTCGGCTACAGCGTGGTGGCGTTCTCCAGTCTGGCGATTGCGGGGCTGGGCTTCCTCGTGTGGGGGCACCACATGTTCGTCAGCTCGCAATCGGTCTACGCCGGGCTGGTGTTTTCGCTGCTCAGTTTCCTCGTGGCGGTGCCGTCGGCGATCAAGGTTTTCAACTGGACGGTGACGATGATCCTCGGGCGTGTGCAGTTCACGACGCCCCTGCTTTACGCGGTGGGCTTCCTCGGGCTCTTTACCATCGGGGGACTCACGGGCCTGTTTCTCGCGACGCTGGCCGTCGATGTGCACGTGCACGATACCTACTTCGTAGTGGCCCACTTCCACTACATCATGGTGGGCGGCATGGTGATGGGGTACCTGGGCGGGCTGCACCTGTGGTGGCCGAAGATCACGGGGCGCATGTATCACGAGTGGTGGGGGCGCATTGGTGCAACGCTGATCTTCATCGGCTTCAACCTCACGTTTTTCCCTCAATTCCTGCTCGGCTACCTCGGGATGCCGCGCCGCTACCATACCTACCCGGAAGAGTTCCAGTTCCTCAACGTGATGTCGACGGCGGGGGCGACGATCCTGGGCCTGGGATACATGCTGCCTTTGATCTACCTCATCTTCTCGCTCTGGAAGGGCGAAAAAGCACCAGCCAACCCCTGGCGCGCGACCGGGCTGGAGTGGACGACGCCTTCGCCGCCGCCAAAGCACAATTTTGAAAAGACGCCGGTCGTCGACCGCGAAGCCTACGCCTACGAAGACTGA
- a CDS encoding S41 family peptidase has product MFKRYFAPGVLFLCILGLFSWLMWSPYWATLREVGAVMRLIHREYYDADAVRYNHLRDKMLQGTVENLDPYSRYFSEEDFTAFRERSDQRYVGVGVEIQKLEDRVAIMTVFPGSSAEQGGVLPGDRILRVGDTDVREFSVEAVVDEIRGEEGQPVELGLYRPLEDRELDVNLVRSPVSIPSLVDVDLTEQGIGYLRLTQFGGRTAMEFVETLDRLEESGMKALIIDLRDNPGGNLTAANEVTEQFLDEGELIVYTAGRDDEDRVEYRSHSPDRVGHYPVAILINHYSASGSEIVSGVLQDVGRATIVGEKSYGKGSVQTVYSLRTGGAFTQTTALYYFPSGKSIHQKGVEPDIVVDMPAETYRELQVQKRHADRMSREEFERIFGFAPDREDSVRQKAEEYLLSEVEATAPAAA; this is encoded by the coding sequence ATGTTCAAGCGGTACTTCGCCCCCGGTGTGCTTTTCCTCTGCATCCTCGGCCTCTTTTCGTGGCTGATGTGGAGCCCTTATTGGGCGACGCTGCGCGAGGTGGGGGCCGTGATGCGCCTGATCCACCGCGAGTATTACGACGCCGACGCAGTGCGCTACAATCACCTGCGCGACAAGATGCTGCAGGGCACGGTCGAAAATCTCGATCCTTACTCGCGCTATTTCTCCGAAGAGGATTTTACCGCCTTTCGCGAGCGCTCCGACCAGCGTTATGTGGGTGTGGGAGTCGAGATCCAGAAACTTGAGGACCGGGTGGCGATCATGACCGTCTTCCCCGGCAGTTCGGCCGAGCAGGGCGGGGTGTTGCCGGGCGACCGCATCCTGCGCGTGGGGGATACCGATGTGCGCGAATTCTCGGTCGAGGCCGTGGTGGACGAAATTCGCGGCGAAGAAGGCCAGCCGGTCGAATTGGGGCTCTATCGCCCCTTGGAAGATCGCGAGCTGGACGTAAACCTCGTGCGCTCCCCGGTCTCCATTCCTAGCCTCGTCGATGTCGATCTGACGGAGCAGGGCATCGGTTATTTGCGGCTGACTCAATTTGGCGGGCGCACGGCGATGGAATTTGTCGAAACGCTCGACCGCTTGGAGGAGAGCGGCATGAAGGCCCTGATCATCGACTTGCGCGACAACCCGGGCGGCAACCTTACGGCAGCCAATGAAGTGACCGAGCAGTTCCTCGACGAGGGCGAGCTGATCGTCTACACCGCTGGCCGTGATGACGAAGACCGCGTCGAATACCGTTCTCATTCCCCCGACCGCGTCGGCCACTACCCGGTGGCGATCCTGATCAACCACTATAGCGCGAGCGGCTCCGAGATCGTGTCCGGGGTCCTCCAGGACGTGGGGCGCGCCACTATCGTCGGTGAAAAGTCTTACGGCAAAGGCTCCGTCCAGACGGTCTACAGCCTGCGCACCGGCGGCGCGTTTACCCAAACGACCGCGCTCTATTACTTCCCCAGCGGCAAATCTATTCACCAGAAAGGCGTCGAGCCCGATATCGTCGTCGACATGCCCGCCGAAACCTACCGCGAGCTGCAGGTGCAAAAGCGCCACGCCGACCGCATGTCTCGCGAGGAGTTTGAACGCATCTTCGGCTTTGCCCCGGATCGTGAGGACTCCGTGCGCCAAAAGGCCGAGGAATATCTGCTCAGTGAAGTTGAGGCGACCGCCCCTGCGGCGGCCTAA
- the coxB gene encoding cytochrome c oxidase subunit II, producing the protein MLTLAQVDTTSTFRLWPEAASDLALRVDLLFAGLLLISGAILALLFVLLAYALFNYKRDDQGLGKWIKRSSWKLELGWTVVPLIIFLGLFAWGARLYLVSYQPEDGAREINMVGRQWMFQAYHAEGKMEQNALHLPVGEPITLVLSSEDVIHSFYVPAFRVKRDVVPGKYVRLTFTPSKTGRFRFFCAEYCGTDHSKMGGWVEVMEPEDFAAWLQQDRNTPGQMTLAERGQEIFHTQGCSGCHLPGGNVHAPRLEGLAGRRVALADGSFVTADTAYLRDSILVPGKHIVAGFNNVMPSYQGQLDEAQLAALIAYLQSLETGAEDFTR; encoded by the coding sequence ATGCTCACTCTTGCCCAAGTCGATACCACTTCCACCTTCAGGCTCTGGCCCGAAGCCGCTTCGGACTTGGCCCTGCGCGTCGATCTACTCTTCGCTGGCCTGTTACTGATCAGCGGGGCGATCCTGGCCCTGCTCTTCGTGCTGCTGGCTTATGCCCTCTTTAACTACAAACGCGACGATCAAGGCCTGGGAAAGTGGATCAAGCGGAGCAGCTGGAAGCTCGAACTGGGGTGGACGGTCGTGCCGCTGATCATCTTTCTGGGCCTCTTCGCGTGGGGCGCGCGTCTGTATCTGGTTTCTTATCAGCCGGAAGACGGAGCGCGCGAAATCAACATGGTGGGCCGACAATGGATGTTTCAGGCCTACCACGCGGAGGGCAAGATGGAGCAAAACGCGCTGCACCTGCCGGTCGGCGAGCCGATTACGCTGGTGTTATCTTCGGAGGACGTGATCCACTCGTTTTATGTGCCCGCGTTTCGCGTGAAGCGCGATGTCGTGCCGGGCAAATACGTGCGGCTGACCTTCACGCCGTCCAAGACAGGTCGCTTCCGGTTTTTCTGCGCGGAGTATTGCGGCACCGATCACAGCAAGATGGGTGGCTGGGTCGAGGTGATGGAGCCGGAGGATTTTGCGGCCTGGCTCCAGCAAGACCGCAATACGCCGGGGCAAATGACGCTGGCCGAACGCGGGCAGGAGATCTTTCACACCCAGGGCTGCAGCGGTTGCCACCTTCCGGGCGGTAACGTGCATGCGCCGCGGCTGGAGGGGCTGGCCGGTCGCCGCGTGGCGTTGGCCGATGGAAGCTTTGTGACCGCCGATACCGCCTACCTGCGCGACAGCATCCTCGTGCCCGGCAAGCACATCGTCGCGGGCTTCAACAACGTGATGCCCTCTTATCAAGGCCAGCTAGACGAGGCTCAGCTCGCCGCGCTGATCGCTTACCTGCAATCGCTCGAAACCGGAGCCGAAGACTTTACCCGCTGA